From Frateuria aurantia DSM 6220, one genomic window encodes:
- a CDS encoding NAD-glutamate dehydrogenase, translating into MQMARLSQGLDLQAILAEVVAIAGREGSGEDGLLFFAQQFFERTSEADRAFHAPAAWAELVLDLFRFASRREAGQTLIRRVVAGPQRSMLQIVTPDLPFLVDTVAMHLAAHTDVLAVIHPVMECCRDATGERLALGQGLSESVMHFELADSLGDEAGELLCQQLAAALHDVSVVVADWAPMRRQALEIADSLAGRPVPLGTEAVAEASRFLRWLEADHFVFLGYREYVVRREAGGDLLVPVAGSGLGLLGADAGRHEIPPRQLNPRVIDQLSGEGSPELVIVTRTNARSPIHRSGHMDYIAVVKFDAQGHAVGEQRFLGLLSSRTYLLRPQDVPLVRQRVEGVLRRSGLEPGSYSGRTLRRTLDTLPRDELFQSNEDDLYAMAMEILELLQHAHPRLLLRRDQFSQFYSCQVFVPRNRFSSEVRGRIEEFLREALNATELDSSMLMADGALARLYVVVKTTDPADRVLDIAALEARLQDLVRSWHDELRTSLRLSVGDDESERLFQRFGRHLSGAYSEQTAIADAVGDLAALDGLAGTRNLVSKLYLPANGDQRPHFKIYHAGRGIALSDALPILENLGMKVLTERLYPLRGESSAMAIQDFELQPNAPLAFAIEDVAERFAEAFEHIWRAEAEDDGFNRLILAARLHWRQVMVLRAYCKYLLQAGVTFSQQYMESAFYRYPAVAGLWIEAFLARFDPLREQRGPAELARAGADLRMEMQTLLPESLLKSRPDLAERLADLLNAPRQEQVELLAQTLSQLLEGVDSLDDDRILRRYISLLTATLRVNYFQSGEAGPPAHLSLKFDSHRVPELPRPVPYREIFVYSPRVEGIHLRFGPVARGGLRWSDRREDFRTEVLGLVKAQMVKNTVIVPVGSKGGFYVKQSPPASDREAWLAEGIRCYQTFIGGLLDITDNLVEGALVPPEGVVRHDGDDPYLVVAADKGTATFSDIANAISVRRGFWLGDAFASGGSNGYDHKQMGITARGAWESVKRHFRALGRDCQQQPFTCVGIGDMSGDVFGNGMLLSGQTRLLAAFDHRHIFIDPDPDAATSFAERQRLFGLARSSWDDYDKGLISAGGGVWPRHLKTIPVSAEAAAALGLEGGAANLAPTALISAILAAPVDLLWNGGIGTYVKASTESHEQVGDRANNALRIDGSQLRCRVVGEGGNLGLTQRGRIEAALGGVLLNTDFIDNSAGVDTSDHEVNIKILLDDAVQRGELSTEDRNVQLAAMTDEIGELVLWDNYRQNQTLSLMESQSVRRVGSMAHFIRTLEGEGLLDRQVEFLPSEAELKDRRSHGRGLTRPELAVLLSYDKLRLYQQLLDSDVPEDPYLSRELVRYFPQALRERYAEHMQRHRLKREIIATAVTNSTINRMGATFILRLNEDTGKGSAAIAKAFTVAREILDARELWSEIEALDGQVPEQLQVDANLIIWSLLRHMSRWLLNRGGLVDIAVDVERYQPWVSELRLQLPEILSEFAREQFATVQADWEARGIPPKLAIRLARMPRLRMVLDMVEVAQHSGHPIARVARVFYGLGESLSLDWLRGQIEQLPVEGRWHAQARGSLLDELSQQHRALAMRVLGWEGAAALPDPTGAWLARSDDTLSLVRSMLAEISLLTVDYPIASVAIRRLALLARTAD; encoded by the coding sequence ATGCAAATGGCGCGGCTGAGCCAGGGTCTGGACTTGCAGGCGATTCTTGCCGAGGTGGTTGCGATAGCTGGAAGGGAGGGGAGCGGCGAAGATGGCCTGCTGTTTTTCGCGCAGCAGTTTTTCGAGCGAACCTCCGAGGCCGATCGCGCCTTCCATGCTCCGGCGGCCTGGGCCGAGCTGGTGCTGGACCTTTTCCGGTTCGCGTCTCGTCGGGAGGCCGGTCAGACGCTGATCCGGCGGGTCGTGGCCGGGCCGCAACGCAGCATGCTGCAGATCGTGACCCCGGATCTGCCGTTTCTGGTCGATACCGTGGCCATGCATCTGGCCGCACATACCGACGTGCTGGCGGTGATTCATCCGGTGATGGAGTGCTGTCGCGACGCCACGGGAGAGCGGCTGGCTCTGGGGCAGGGCCTGTCCGAGTCCGTTATGCACTTCGAATTGGCCGACAGTCTTGGGGACGAGGCCGGCGAGCTTTTGTGCCAGCAACTGGCCGCGGCCCTGCACGATGTCAGTGTGGTGGTGGCCGACTGGGCACCGATGCGGCGTCAGGCTCTGGAGATCGCCGACAGCCTTGCCGGGCGGCCGGTGCCGCTGGGGACGGAGGCTGTCGCCGAGGCCTCGCGTTTTCTGCGTTGGCTGGAGGCCGACCATTTCGTGTTTCTGGGCTATCGCGAATATGTGGTACGCCGGGAAGCTGGCGGCGATCTGCTGGTGCCGGTGGCCGGCAGTGGTCTGGGACTGCTGGGTGCCGATGCCGGCCGTCACGAAATTCCGCCACGTCAGCTGAATCCGCGGGTGATCGATCAGCTGTCCGGCGAAGGCAGCCCCGAGCTGGTGATCGTGACCCGCACCAATGCCCGTTCGCCGATCCACCGCAGCGGCCACATGGACTATATCGCTGTGGTCAAGTTCGATGCCCAGGGCCATGCCGTCGGCGAGCAGCGTTTCCTTGGTCTGCTGTCTTCGCGGACCTATCTCTTGCGTCCGCAGGACGTGCCCCTCGTGCGCCAGCGGGTCGAGGGCGTATTGCGTCGCTCGGGCCTGGAGCCGGGCTCGTATTCCGGACGCACCCTGCGGCGGACGCTGGATACCTTGCCGCGCGACGAGCTGTTCCAGAGCAACGAGGATGATCTCTATGCGATGGCGATGGAGATCCTGGAGCTGTTGCAGCATGCCCATCCGCGTTTGCTCTTGCGGCGTGACCAGTTCAGCCAGTTCTATTCCTGCCAGGTTTTCGTGCCGCGCAACCGCTTCAGCAGCGAGGTTCGCGGGCGGATCGAGGAGTTCCTGCGCGAGGCCTTGAATGCCACCGAGCTGGATTCCTCGATGCTGATGGCCGATGGAGCTCTGGCGCGATTGTACGTGGTCGTCAAGACCACTGACCCGGCAGACCGGGTGCTGGACATTGCTGCCCTGGAAGCCCGGCTGCAGGATCTGGTCCGCAGCTGGCATGACGAATTGCGCACCAGCCTGCGCTTGTCCGTCGGTGATGACGAGAGCGAGCGACTGTTTCAGCGTTTTGGTCGGCATCTCTCCGGCGCCTACAGCGAGCAAACAGCCATTGCCGATGCCGTCGGCGATCTGGCGGCGCTGGATGGCCTGGCGGGCACCCGCAACTTGGTCAGCAAGCTGTATCTGCCGGCCAATGGCGATCAGCGGCCGCATTTCAAGATCTATCATGCGGGTCGCGGGATTGCTTTGTCAGATGCCTTGCCGATCCTGGAGAATCTGGGCATGAAGGTGCTGACCGAGCGCCTCTACCCGCTGCGCGGCGAATCGTCGGCGATGGCGATCCAGGATTTCGAATTGCAGCCGAATGCGCCGCTGGCCTTCGCGATCGAGGATGTCGCCGAGCGTTTTGCCGAGGCCTTCGAGCATATCTGGCGAGCCGAAGCCGAGGATGACGGCTTCAATCGGCTGATTCTGGCGGCGCGCCTGCATTGGCGCCAGGTGATGGTCTTGCGCGCCTATTGCAAATATCTGCTGCAGGCCGGCGTGACCTTCTCGCAGCAGTACATGGAATCGGCATTCTATCGCTATCCGGCGGTGGCCGGATTGTGGATCGAGGCTTTTCTGGCGCGCTTCGATCCGCTACGCGAGCAGCGCGGCCCGGCGGAACTGGCGCGGGCCGGTGCCGATCTGCGGATGGAAATGCAGACCCTGCTGCCCGAGTCGCTTCTGAAGTCCCGGCCGGATCTGGCCGAGCGCCTGGCCGACCTGCTGAACGCGCCGCGCCAGGAGCAGGTCGAGCTGCTGGCGCAGACCTTGTCGCAGTTGCTGGAAGGGGTGGACAGCCTGGATGACGATCGCATCCTGCGTCGTTACATCAGCCTGCTGACGGCGACCCTGCGCGTCAATTACTTCCAGTCGGGCGAGGCTGGCCCGCCCGCGCATCTGAGTCTGAAGTTCGATTCCCATCGGGTGCCGGAACTGCCGCGGCCGGTACCTTATCGCGAGATCTTCGTGTATTCGCCGCGGGTCGAGGGCATTCATCTGCGCTTCGGGCCGGTGGCTCGCGGCGGACTGCGCTGGTCCGACCGGCGCGAGGATTTCCGTACTGAGGTGCTGGGCCTGGTCAAGGCGCAGATGGTCAAGAACACCGTGATCGTGCCGGTGGGCTCGAAGGGCGGTTTCTATGTGAAGCAGTCGCCGCCGGCGAGTGATCGCGAGGCCTGGCTGGCCGAAGGCATCCGCTGTTACCAGACCTTTATCGGTGGCCTGCTGGACATCACCGACAATCTTGTCGAGGGAGCGCTGGTTCCGCCGGAGGGCGTGGTGCGTCATGATGGCGACGACCCCTACCTGGTGGTGGCCGCTGACAAGGGCACGGCGACTTTTTCGGATATCGCCAATGCCATTTCGGTGCGCCGTGGATTCTGGCTGGGCGACGCCTTCGCCTCGGGCGGCTCCAACGGTTACGACCACAAGCAGATGGGCATCACGGCACGCGGGGCCTGGGAGTCGGTCAAGCGGCATTTTCGTGCCTTGGGCAGGGATTGCCAGCAACAGCCGTTCACCTGTGTCGGGATCGGTGACATGTCGGGTGACGTGTTTGGCAACGGCATGTTGCTGTCCGGGCAGACCCGGCTGCTGGCGGCTTTTGACCATCGTCATATTTTCATCGATCCTGATCCCGATGCGGCGACTTCGTTCGCCGAGCGCCAGCGCCTGTTCGGTCTGGCCCGGTCGAGCTGGGATGATTACGACAAGGGGCTGATTTCCGCTGGCGGTGGGGTATGGCCTCGTCATCTGAAAACCATTCCGGTCAGTGCCGAGGCCGCTGCGGCACTGGGTCTGGAAGGCGGGGCGGCCAATCTGGCACCCACCGCCCTGATCAGCGCGATTCTGGCGGCGCCGGTCGATCTGCTGTGGAACGGCGGCATCGGCACCTATGTCAAGGCCTCCACCGAAAGCCATGAGCAGGTCGGTGACCGGGCCAACAACGCTCTGCGGATCGATGGCAGCCAGCTGCGCTGCCGCGTGGTCGGCGAGGGCGGCAATCTGGGCCTGACGCAGCGTGGCCGCATCGAGGCGGCGCTGGGCGGCGTGCTGCTGAACACCGACTTCATCGACAACTCGGCCGGCGTGGACACCTCGGATCACGAGGTGAACATCAAGATCCTGCTGGACGATGCGGTCCAGCGTGGCGAGCTTTCTACGGAGGACCGTAACGTCCAGCTGGCGGCGATGACCGATGAAATCGGCGAACTGGTGCTGTGGGACAATTACCGGCAGAACCAGACCTTGAGTCTGATGGAAAGCCAGTCGGTGCGGCGCGTCGGCTCGATGGCGCATTTTATCCGCACTCTGGAGGGTGAGGGGCTGCTGGATCGGCAGGTGGAATTCCTGCCCAGCGAAGCGGAGCTGAAGGATCGACGCAGCCACGGGCGTGGTCTGACCCGGCCGGAGCTGGCGGTGCTGCTGTCCTACGACAAGCTGAGGCTGTATCAGCAGTTGCTGGACTCGGACGTGCCTGAAGATCCCTACCTGTCGCGCGAGCTGGTCCGCTATTTTCCGCAGGCCCTGCGCGAGCGCTATGCCGAGCATATGCAGCGGCATCGCCTGAAGCGCGAAATCATTGCGACAGCGGTGACGAACTCGACGATCAACCGGATGGGGGCGACCTTCATCCTGCGGCTGAACGAGGATACCGGCAAGGGTTCGGCGGCCATCGCCAAGGCCTTCACCGTGGCGCGGGAAATTCTCGATGCCCGCGAGCTGTGGTCGGAGATCGAGGCCCTGGATGGCCAGGTGCCCGAGCAGCTGCAGGTGGATGCCAACCTGATCATCTGGTCCCTGCTGCGGCATATGAGTCGCTGGCTGCTCAATCGCGGCGGACTGGTGGACATTGCCGTCGATGTCGAGCGTTATCAGCCCTGGGTCTCGGAGCTGCGGCTGCAGTTGCCGGAGATCCTCAGCGAGTTCGCCCGGGAGCAGTTCGCCACGGTGCAGGCCGACTGGGAGGCGCGTGGCATTCCGCCGAAGCTGGCCATCCGGCTGGCGCGCATGCCGCGGCTGCGGATGGTGCTGGACATGGTCGAAGTGGCTCAGCACAGCGGTCATCCGATTGCCCGCGTGGCCCGGGTTTTCTACGGGCTCGGTGAATCATTGAGTCTGGACTGGCTCCGTGGCCAGATCGAGCAGCTGCCTGTGGAGGGGCGCTGGCATGCCCAGGCCCGCGGATCGCTGTTGGATGAACTCAGTCAGCAGCACCGGGCCCTGGCCATGCGCGTGCTGGGCTGGGAGGGTGCGGCAGCGTTGCCCGATCCCACCGGGGCCTGGCTGGCGCGCAGCGATGATACGCTGTCGCTGGTACGGTCGATGCTGGCCGAAATTTCCCTGCTCACCGTCGACTATCCGATTGCCTCGGTGGCGATCCGGCGGCTGGCCTTGCTGGCACGCACGGCCGACTGA
- a CDS encoding efflux RND transporter periplasmic adaptor subunit, translating to MKPTSLHMPLLCLGLVALAGCGKSEAPPQQAPADVTTVTLHPTDAPVIQHLQGRLSAYRTADVRARIAGVLLKRTYKEGTDVKQGQLLYQIDPAPYRATLNTDLGQLAQAKASYFNYHSIANRYRQLIGQHYISQQDLDTAEANERNADAAVTAAQATVDNARIQLDWTSVRAPISGRAEQQQFTEGAMVGSSGADTGAGGTLLTTVDQIDPLYVNFNIAVTDLNRLQMGQATGSVTLDQQQQTHVRLTLPDGTPIPQEATLDFSSVLTDATTGAVTLRATLPNPQRLFYPGQYVALAAGLGTLHHVFVVPQAALQRDTRGAYVLVIDSNNKVVRKDVNSDSLTDAGWIVAKGLNDGDRVVVDGIQLAMPGSTVKPHEAKPASSGSAPAQQTSPSAQS from the coding sequence ATGAAGCCAACTTCGCTGCACATGCCGCTGCTGTGCCTGGGTCTCGTCGCACTGGCCGGTTGCGGCAAAAGCGAAGCGCCCCCGCAGCAGGCTCCCGCCGATGTCACCACGGTGACCCTGCATCCCACCGATGCTCCGGTGATCCAGCATCTGCAGGGCCGCCTGTCAGCCTATCGTACCGCCGACGTGCGTGCCCGCATCGCCGGCGTGCTGCTCAAGCGCACCTACAAGGAAGGCACGGACGTCAAGCAAGGGCAGCTGCTCTACCAGATCGATCCGGCGCCCTACCGTGCGACCCTGAATACCGATCTGGGCCAGTTGGCTCAGGCCAAGGCCAGCTACTTCAATTATCACAGCATCGCCAATCGCTACCGTCAGCTGATCGGTCAGCACTATATTTCGCAACAGGACCTGGATACGGCCGAAGCGAATGAGCGCAACGCCGATGCCGCCGTCACCGCCGCCCAGGCCACGGTGGACAATGCCCGCATCCAGCTGGACTGGACCAGCGTCCGCGCGCCGATTTCCGGCCGCGCCGAACAGCAGCAGTTCACCGAAGGTGCCATGGTCGGTTCCAGCGGGGCCGACACCGGCGCGGGTGGCACCCTGCTGACCACGGTCGACCAGATCGACCCGCTGTATGTGAACTTCAATATCGCGGTCACCGATCTGAACCGTCTGCAGATGGGACAGGCGACCGGCTCGGTGACGCTTGACCAGCAACAGCAGACCCATGTTCGCCTGACCCTGCCGGACGGCACGCCGATTCCGCAGGAGGCGACGCTGGACTTTTCCTCGGTGCTGACCGACGCCACCACGGGCGCCGTGACCTTGCGCGCCACGCTGCCCAACCCGCAGCGGCTGTTCTACCCTGGCCAGTACGTGGCCCTGGCCGCCGGCCTGGGCACCTTGCACCATGTATTCGTGGTCCCTCAGGCCGCCCTGCAGCGCGACACGCGCGGCGCTTACGTGCTGGTCATCGACAGCAACAACAAGGTCGTCCGCAAGGATGTGAACAGCGACTCGCTGACCGATGCCGGCTGGATCGTGGCCAAGGGCCTGAATGATGGCGACCGTGTCGTCGTCGATGGCATCCAGCTGGCCATGCCCGGCAGCACCGTCAAGCCCCACGAGGCCAAACCCGCCAGCAGCGGCAGCGCGCCGGCCCAGCAGACTTCGCCCTCCGCACAGTCGTAA
- a CDS encoding multidrug efflux RND transporter permease subunit, whose protein sequence is MSNFFINRPIFAWVVAILITLCGTITMLNLGVESYPNIVPPQILVTATYNGASADAAEKTVAQVLEQNLTGLDHLLYFQTVSSSNGRVQITLTFDTGTDQDIAQVQVQNKVTQANNLLPAEVSAVGITVQKASAGFLMFIGVVSDDPTIDRNHLNDIIASQVLEQVGRINGVGSYQQFGSEYAMHIWLDPIKLQGYSLSTTDVYNAVSAQNQQFAAGNIGGDPAPQGQEFTAVVNGEGRLSTPEQFGNIILRSDSKGTVVHLRDVARIAFGPYTYGFDSNYDNQPTGGFGIQLLTGANALNVAKAVRAKMDELQKSFPPGVHWIAPYDSTTFITLSIEDVIHTLVEAIILVFLVMLIFLQNFRATIIPTIVIPVALLGTFIGLAALGFTINQLSLFGMVLAIGIVVDDAIVVIENVERIMEEEHLPPKAATRKAMSEITGAIVGITVVLSAVFIPSGMQSGAAGLIYKEFAFTIAISMLFSAFLALSFTPALCATMLKEKDHNRKPNAFARHFNSGFDKVTGFYQRRVRAASGQAPFWMVIYVLLTLACGYIYTRVPTGFLPEEDQGVVPMIMTLPPGASLQRTIAVQHKIYDIVKHDPAVHGMFSIGGFSFAGLGENVGMSFMQLKPYEERTATAFDVIKRVQAEVNKQVPEAQIRVINLPTVQGLAQYTGADFYLEDQGNQGHAALMRAMGQLMAETAKDKTFGVMFPNTLPPAPQLNLSVDRVQAQSMGLSVSDVYSALQMMLATTYVNQFYYQGRVKRVMIQADEQFRRNTDSFKYFYTPRDTSAIANYASTSDQQSAATNGGNVALSNVVKKQWIYDSPALIRFNGYEGIELIATSAPGYSTGQAMQEMQKLVAKLPRGFGIEWAGESYQEILAGNSATMLMVLSVLIVFLALAALYESWSIPVAVLLVLPIGILGAAAATMFRGLENDLYFKIGMVTVMGLSAKNAILIIEFAVALQREGKTLREAVIEAARLRLRPIVMTSLAFILGVFPMAISSGAGASARHSLGTGVVGGMMLSTLVGLLLIPVFYTVVRRLLGDKLDEVSVNMLAHDDDGKPINPPKPKDDGGVATFDSDPRRGL, encoded by the coding sequence ATGTCGAATTTTTTCATCAACCGCCCGATTTTCGCTTGGGTGGTCGCGATCTTGATCACGCTGTGCGGCACGATCACGATGCTGAACCTGGGCGTCGAGTCCTATCCCAATATCGTGCCTCCGCAGATTCTGGTCACGGCCACCTACAATGGTGCCAGTGCCGATGCGGCCGAGAAGACCGTGGCTCAGGTGCTGGAACAGAACCTGACCGGTCTGGATCATCTGCTGTACTTCCAGACGGTGTCCAGCTCCAACGGCCGCGTCCAGATCACGCTGACCTTCGATACCGGAACTGACCAGGATATCGCCCAGGTCCAGGTCCAGAACAAGGTCACCCAGGCCAACAACCTGCTGCCTGCTGAAGTCTCGGCGGTCGGCATCACCGTGCAGAAGGCCAGCGCGGGCTTCCTGATGTTTATCGGTGTGGTTTCGGATGATCCGACGATCGACCGCAATCACTTGAATGACATCATCGCCTCTCAGGTGCTGGAGCAAGTCGGCCGCATCAACGGCGTCGGCAGCTACCAGCAGTTCGGCTCCGAATACGCCATGCATATCTGGCTGGATCCGATCAAGCTGCAGGGCTATTCACTGTCCACCACCGATGTCTACAACGCGGTGTCCGCGCAGAACCAGCAGTTTGCAGCCGGCAATATCGGCGGCGATCCCGCGCCCCAGGGCCAGGAGTTCACTGCCGTGGTCAATGGCGAAGGCCGTCTGAGCACTCCCGAGCAGTTCGGCAATATCATCCTCCGCAGCGACAGCAAAGGTACTGTGGTGCATCTGCGGGATGTGGCGCGAATTGCCTTCGGCCCCTACACCTATGGCTTTGATTCCAATTATGACAACCAGCCTACCGGCGGCTTCGGCATCCAGCTGCTGACCGGTGCGAATGCGCTGAACGTCGCCAAGGCCGTGCGTGCCAAGATGGACGAGCTGCAGAAGTCGTTCCCGCCGGGCGTCCACTGGATCGCCCCCTACGACAGCACCACCTTCATCACTCTCTCCATCGAGGACGTGATCCACACCCTGGTGGAAGCCATCATCCTGGTGTTCCTGGTGATGCTGATCTTCCTGCAGAACTTCCGGGCCACGATCATTCCCACCATCGTGATTCCGGTGGCCTTGCTGGGTACCTTCATCGGGCTGGCTGCATTGGGCTTCACCATCAACCAGCTTTCGCTGTTCGGCATGGTGCTGGCCATCGGCATCGTGGTCGATGACGCCATCGTCGTGATCGAAAACGTCGAACGCATCATGGAGGAAGAACACCTGCCTCCCAAGGCTGCCACCCGCAAGGCCATGAGCGAAATCACCGGCGCCATCGTCGGCATTACCGTGGTGCTGTCGGCGGTGTTCATTCCTTCGGGCATGCAGTCCGGCGCCGCCGGTCTGATCTACAAGGAATTCGCGTTCACCATCGCCATCTCGATGCTGTTCTCGGCCTTCCTGGCCCTGAGCTTCACGCCGGCGCTGTGCGCGACCATGCTGAAAGAGAAGGATCACAACCGCAAACCGAATGCCTTCGCCCGCCACTTCAACAGCGGATTTGACAAGGTCACCGGCTTCTACCAGCGGCGCGTCCGCGCCGCCAGCGGCCAGGCACCGTTCTGGATGGTGATCTATGTCCTGTTGACCCTGGCCTGCGGCTATATCTATACCCGTGTCCCCACCGGCTTTCTGCCGGAGGAAGACCAGGGCGTGGTACCGATGATCATGACCTTGCCGCCCGGTGCTTCGCTGCAGCGGACCATCGCGGTGCAACACAAGATCTACGACATCGTCAAACACGATCCGGCCGTGCACGGCATGTTCTCGATCGGTGGCTTCAGCTTCGCCGGCCTGGGCGAGAACGTGGGCATGAGCTTTATGCAGCTCAAGCCTTACGAAGAACGCACGGCCACTGCATTCGACGTGATCAAACGGGTTCAGGCCGAGGTGAACAAGCAAGTTCCCGAAGCCCAGATCCGCGTCATCAACCTGCCCACCGTCCAGGGACTGGCCCAGTACACGGGTGCCGACTTCTATCTGGAAGACCAGGGCAACCAGGGCCATGCCGCGCTGATGCGGGCCATGGGCCAGCTGATGGCAGAAACCGCCAAGGACAAGACTTTCGGCGTGATGTTCCCCAACACCCTGCCACCCGCCCCACAGCTGAATCTGAGCGTGGATCGGGTCCAGGCCCAGTCGATGGGCCTGTCGGTCAGCGACGTCTACAGCGCACTGCAGATGATGCTGGCCACGACCTATGTCAACCAGTTTTATTATCAGGGTCGCGTGAAACGGGTGATGATCCAGGCGGATGAGCAGTTCCGCCGCAATACGGACTCGTTCAAATACTTCTATACCCCCCGCGACACCTCCGCCATCGCCAACTACGCCAGTACCTCGGACCAGCAATCGGCTGCCACGAACGGTGGCAACGTGGCACTGTCCAATGTCGTCAAGAAGCAGTGGATCTATGATTCACCGGCACTGATCCGCTTCAACGGCTATGAGGGCATCGAGCTGATCGCCACCTCGGCACCGGGTTACAGCACCGGCCAGGCCATGCAGGAGATGCAGAAGCTGGTCGCCAAGCTGCCCCGCGGCTTCGGTATTGAATGGGCCGGCGAGTCCTACCAGGAAATTCTGGCGGGCAACTCCGCGACCATGCTGATGGTGCTCTCGGTGCTGATCGTGTTCCTGGCACTGGCTGCACTGTATGAAAGCTGGTCGATTCCGGTCGCCGTGCTGTTGGTGTTGCCGATCGGCATTCTGGGTGCCGCCGCCGCGACGATGTTCCGCGGCCTGGAAAACGACCTGTACTTCAAGATCGGCATGGTGACCGTGATGGGCCTGTCGGCCAAGAACGCGATTCTGATCATCGAGTTCGCGGTGGCCCTGCAGCGTGAGGGCAAGACCTTGCGTGAAGCGGTAATCGAAGCCGCCCGTCTGCGTCTGCGCCCGATCGTGATGACCTCGCTGGCTTTCATCCTCGGCGTGTTCCCGATGGCGATCTCCAGCGGCGCCGGCGCCTCGGCCCGCCATTCGCTGGGCACCGGCGTGGTCGGCGGCATGATGCTCTCGACCCTGGTCGGCCTGCTGCTGATCCCGGTGTTCTACACCGTGGTCCGTCGCCTGCTCGGCGACAAGCTGGACGAGGTCTCGGTCAACATGCTGGCGCATGACGACGACGGCAAGCCGATCAATCCGCCCAAGCCCAAGGATGACGGCGGCGTCGCCACCTTCGACTCCGATCCGAGACGCGGCCTGTAA
- a CDS encoding ArsR/SmtB family transcription factor, whose translation MDLATASGVLRLLADPTRVRLLALLETEELTVAEMAAILHLAQPRVSTHLAKLKEAGLVRDRRAGVSAFYRASANEDSSLQALVRSLQASIHDALLQEDARRLTSVLASRAGEQGWADSVAGDMERHYSPGRTWETVARTLLQLLDTGDVLDIASGDGITAELLAPHARSIICVDQSLRVVEAARTRLQASTNVQVMQGDMHALEFDEARFDLVLMLHALTYAEHPPQVIAEAARVLRPGGRLLAATLGAHQHRHVVEPFDHRNLGFKTDELAGFARSAGLEVLHCDRLTRERKAPHFEVISLLCRKP comes from the coding sequence ATGGATCTTGCAACGGCATCCGGGGTACTGCGCCTGCTGGCCGACCCTACCCGGGTACGCCTGCTGGCCCTGCTGGAAACCGAAGAGCTGACCGTCGCCGAGATGGCCGCGATCCTGCATCTGGCCCAACCCCGCGTTTCCACCCATCTGGCCAAGCTGAAAGAGGCCGGCCTGGTCCGTGATCGCCGCGCAGGCGTGTCGGCGTTTTACCGCGCAAGTGCCAATGAAGACTCCAGCCTGCAGGCCTTGGTCCGCTCGCTGCAGGCCAGCATCCACGATGCCCTGTTGCAGGAAGATGCGCGCCGACTGACCTCGGTGCTGGCATCGCGGGCCGGCGAACAAGGCTGGGCCGATTCGGTGGCGGGAGACATGGAGCGTCATTATTCTCCGGGCCGTACCTGGGAAACCGTGGCACGCACCCTGCTGCAATTGCTGGACACCGGCGATGTGCTGGATATTGCCTCCGGGGACGGAATCACCGCCGAACTGCTGGCGCCTCATGCCCGCTCCATCATCTGCGTCGACCAGAGCCTGCGCGTGGTGGAGGCCGCAAGAACCCGGCTGCAAGCCAGCACCAACGTGCAAGTCATGCAGGGGGATATGCACGCACTGGAGTTCGACGAGGCCCGCTTCGATCTGGTGCTGATGCTGCATGCCCTGACCTATGCCGAGCATCCACCGCAGGTCATCGCCGAAGCGGCTCGCGTCCTGCGTCCCGGTGGTCGCTTGCTGGCCGCGACGCTGGGCGCTCATCAGCATCGTCACGTGGTCGAACCGTTCGACCACCGCAACCTGGGCTTCAAGACCGATGAGCTGGCCGGCTTCGCCCGCTCGGCCGGACTGGAGGTCCTGCATTGCGACCGTCTGACCCGCGAACGCAAGGCGCCGCACTTCGAAGTGATCAGCCTGCTCTGCCGCAAACCCTAG